A genomic region of Nymphaea colorata isolate Beijing-Zhang1983 chromosome 2, ASM883128v2, whole genome shotgun sequence contains the following coding sequences:
- the LOC116247250 gene encoding disease resistance protein RUN1-like, which translates to MARAFSSAQLFEYDVFLSFRQIDTGKTFADHLYHALRQSGVRVFRDSKVLEERKEIGRLFDVIERSRIFVVVFSLNYARSTWCLTENEKIVWVARTGEAGRLILPVFYRIDPTDVCQQTEPFTGAVLEHEKDMGVNDETVKEWREALRKASKFPGYESEKIPDRLEATLVDMIVQRILKELDKAPPNVGEYLVGIKSRANDIIKNLKIDSYDGARMVGIQGVGGLGKTTVAKAVYNKIYRWFESCCFIDSIGGEYSHGTEGLVGLQRKLVSEMSEIGVQNNISNASEGTAILQKILQKKRVLIFLDDVDSIEQIQAMVGKQEWFHPGSRVIITTRDEGVLDALPDWEKHKISMPLIQLDENEALELFSWYAFRENSPADGYEELSLGIVRALHGWPLAIRTVASTLTDNKDSNDWHRILNAMRGLGHSWIYRRLSNNWIYRGLRRDWLYRRLGDYWIYRTLKMSYDRLSSRDQKSIFLDVACFLSGIDQETAIFIWDACGFSSRLSVEALTRKSLIKIVNGKLEMHDTLRELGMHIVLNEPGSGRETRSRLWTQEAMMHVLRLQKGARNIEGISLTYPRRRENGHALRFPINVVDFAWMDSLRLLVINHVDLSGQCKRMPRGIKWLQWQGCPLKFLSSDFYFKEVAAMDLSYSKLTGVQTKQALSSSSAGLGIARWLTGQRKATKTAFRSLKFLDLTACNELTETPNLSVFPGLEKLVLDRCDNLLKVHDSIANPKRLAVLSMSSCGKLKELPDCMSSLASLKRLILANCSSLESLPDRIVQLIALEELDVSNCSSLNKLPDSVLRELTLKKLQIIGFPNLEPVGNPASGIYRLHESNHSTKDQYAMKHLDDRHLKYLYFSGTGIQKLPISISLQKNLHLLHLNNCQLLAEVPEWIADLCLLEELSLSNCPLITGMPHTIASLEYLRYLNLSRCNRIQALPDCIGDLGSLIELLLENVSLMELPESVVFLRKLEILHLGSCKKLERLPSSIGNLENLTQLLLHGTNIKEIPSSITSLQKLELLSVTGCKRLKHLPVGLSEDLLLL; encoded by the exons ATGGCCAGGGCCTTTTCATCGGCACAGCTGTTCGAGTATGACGTTTTCCTGAGCTTCCGGCAAATAGACACGGGCAAGACATTTGCCGACCATCTCTACCACGCTCTCCGCCAAAGCGGCGTCCGAGTATTTCGAGACAGCAAGGTTTTGGAGGAACGCAAGGAGATCGGCAGGCTCTTTGACGTGATCGAGAGGTCGCGGATCTTCGTAGTCGTCTTTTCTTTGAACTATGCACGCTCCACTTGGTGTCTCACAGAGAATGAAAAGATCGTGTGGGTAGCGAGGACGGGAGAAGCTGGGAGGCTAATCCTTCCTGTTTTCTATAGAATTGATCCAACCGATGTGTGCCAGCAGACGGAACCGTTCACAGGCGCCGTCCTGGAGCACGAGAAAGATATGGGGGTGAACGACGAGACGGTGAAGGAATGGAGGGAGGCTTTGAGGAAGGCATCAAAGTTTCCTGGTTATGAAAGTGAGAAAATACCAGACAG ACTGGAGGCAACGCTAGTTGACATGATTGTTCAGAGGATCCTAAAAGAATTAGATAAAGCTCCACCAAATGTAGGCGAGTATCTTGTTGGAATCAAGTCGCGGGCAAACGATATCATCAAGAATTTGAAAATCGACTCTTACGATGGCGCAAGAATGGTGGGAATCCAAGGAGTGGGAGGCCTTGGCAAGACAACAGTTGCGAAGGCTGTCTACAACAAAATTTACAGATGGTTTGAATCCTGTTGCTTCATTGATAGCATTGGGGGAGAATATTCTCACGGAACAGAAGGACTCGTCGGCTTGCAAAGAAAATTGGTGTCTGAAATGTCTGAAATTGGAGTACAGAATAACATATCTAATGCCAGTGAAGGAACTGCTATACTTCAGAAGATTTTGCAGAAGAAGAGGGTACTGATTTTTCTTGATGACGTTGATAGTATAGAGCAAATTCAAGCAATGGTTGGAAAACAGGAATGGTTCCATCCAGGCAGCAGAGTCATTATCACTACAAGGGATGAGGGAGTGCTCGATGCTCTTCCTGATTGGGAAAAACATAAGATCTCCATGCCGCTAATACAGCTGGATGAAAATGAAGCTCTCGAACTTTTCAGTTGGTATGCTTTTAGAGAAAACTCCCCAGCTGATGGATATGAAGAGCTATCCTTGGGAATAGTTAGGGCCCTCCATGGTTGGCCATTAGCTATTAGAACCGTGGCATCAACTCTGACTGATAACAAAGATTCAAACGATTGGCATAGAATACTAAACGCCATGAGGGGGCTTGGTCATAGTTGGATTTATCGCCGACTTAGTAATAACTGGATTTACCGAGGACTTCGTCGTGACTGGCTTTACCGGAGACTTGGTGATTACTGGATTTACCGGACGCTAAAAATGAGCTATGACCGTTTGAGTAGCAGAGATCAGAAATCCATCTTCCTTGATGTTGCCTGCTTCTTAAGTGGAATTGATCAAGAAACTGCCATTTTCATATGGGATGCTTGTGGATTTTCGTCAAGACTTTCAGTTGAAGCTCTTACTCGCAAATCTCTAATAAAAATCGTTAATGGCAAATTGGAGATGCACGACACTTTGCGAGAACTGGGCATGCACATTGTTTTAAATGAACCTGGAAGCGGACGCGAGACGCGGAGTAGGTTGTGGACCCAAGAAGCAATGATGCATGTGCTACGGCTGCAAAAG GGAGCAAGAAATATAGAAGGAATCAGCCTTACTTACCCAAGGCGGAGAGAAAATGGCCATGCCTTAAGATTCCCCATCAATGTTGTGGATTTTGCCTGGATGGACAGTCTTAGATTGCTCGTGATCAATCATGTTGACTTATCTGGTCAATGCAAAAGGATGCCTAGAGGTATCAAGTGGCTGCAGTGGCAAGGGTGCCCGCTGAAATTTCTTTCATCTGATTTTTATTTCAAGGAAGTCGCTGCTATGGATCTGTCATATAGCAAGTTAACTGGAGTGCAAACAAAGCAAGCGCTGTCTTCGAGCAGTGCG GGTTTAGGCATTGCGAGATGGCTTACTGgacaaagaaaagcaacaaaaacgGCCTTTCGAAGCCTAAAATTTCTTGATCTCACCGCCTGCAATGAGTTAACCGAAACTCCCAATCTGTCTGTATTCCCTGGCTTGGAGAAATTGGTGCTGGATCGCTGTGATAATTTGCTTAAGGTCCATGATTCTATTGCAAATCCCAAGAGGTTGGCGGTATTGAGTATGAGCAGCTGCGGAAAGCTGAAGGAGCTCCCTGACTGTATGTCATCCTTGGCTTCACTCAAACGGCTAATCCTTGCAAACTGCTCTAGCTTGGAAAGCCTGCCCGACCGCATTGTTCAATTGATAGCCCTTGAGGAACTTGACGTTTCCAATTGCAGTAGCTTGAATAAACTGCCAGATTCAGTATTGAGGGAATTGACATTGAAAAAGCTTCAGATTATTGGGTTCCCTAATTTGGAGCCCGTTGGTAACCCTGCATCCGGAATATACCGCTTGCATGAGTCAAATCATTCAACCAAGGACCAATATGCAATGAAGCACCTAGATGACCGGCATTTAAAATACCTTTATTTTTCCGGAACAGGGATACAGAAGTTGCCGATCTCCATTTCTCTCCAGAAAAATCTTCACTTGTTGCATCTAAATAACTGCCAACTGCTAGCAGAAGTACCAGAATGGATTGCAGACTTATGCCTTCTGGAAGAACTTTCACTCTCTAACTGCCCATTGATCACAGGAATGCCTCACACCATAGCCTCACTAGAGTACCTCCGGTATCTGAACCTTTCACGTTGTAATAGAATTCAAGCTTTACCTGATTGCATCGGAGATCTTGGATCACTCATTGAGCTTCTCTTGGAAAACGTATCATTGATGGAACTGCCAGAGTCTGTGGTATTTCTGAGGAAGCTAGAGATCTTACATCTTGGTTCTTGCAAGAAACTTGAGAGATTGCCTTCTTCCATTGGAAATTTAGAAAACCTGACTCAGCTTCTCCTTCATGGCACTAATATCAAGGAGATACCAAGTTCAATAACATCGTTACAAAAGCTGGAATTGTTGTCGGTAACAGGATGCAAGAGACTCAAACACTTGCCAGTTGGACTAAGTGAAGACTTGCTTCTCCTATGA